From Dehalococcoidia bacterium, the proteins below share one genomic window:
- a CDS encoding restriction endonuclease subunit S has product MKRTTIQLGDFLTLKRGYDLPEHARLPGEIPVVSSSGITGTHKEAKVDGPGVVTGRYGTLGEVFYIEEPFWPLNTALYVQDFKGNHRRFVSYFLKWVLNGTQSDKAAVPGVNRNDLHARKVGVPEDIGEQALISSILSAYDDLIENNRRRIELLEQSARLLYKEWFVNLRFPGHEHTQIIDGVPEGWEKTTIGESASFISRGITPKYDDDAPGIVINQKCIRNRMVNLDFARRQSKQVPPGKLVQFGDVLINSTGAGTLGRVAQLLFEIDECTVDSHVTIVRPKEGVPVYYFGLHLTGLESYVATLGRGATNQTELSKDDIAALEIVLPSSSSAQIFESIVAPSFRQIRVLSEQIERLIKARDLLLPKLMNGEVAV; this is encoded by the coding sequence ATGAAGCGAACCACCATCCAACTCGGCGACTTCCTCACCCTGAAGAGAGGTTATGACCTACCGGAACACGCTCGGCTCCCAGGAGAGATACCGGTTGTTTCCTCTTCCGGTATTACTGGCACGCACAAGGAAGCGAAGGTAGATGGTCCTGGTGTTGTAACAGGTCGATACGGCACATTGGGTGAGGTGTTCTATATCGAGGAGCCATTTTGGCCGCTCAATACTGCTTTATACGTCCAAGATTTCAAAGGCAATCATCGTCGTTTCGTGTCCTACTTCCTGAAATGGGTTCTCAACGGAACCCAGAGTGACAAGGCGGCAGTCCCGGGTGTCAATCGAAATGACTTACATGCTCGCAAGGTGGGAGTACCGGAAGACATAGGCGAGCAAGCATTGATCTCCTCCATCCTCTCCGCTTACGATGACCTGATCGAGAACAACCGGCGGCGGATTGAGTTGTTGGAGCAATCGGCACGGCTGCTCTACAAGGAGTGGTTTGTCAACCTGCGCTTTCCCGGCCATGAACACACCCAAATCATCGACGGCGTGCCGGAGGGGTGGGAGAAAACTACAATTGGCGAATCTGCCTCATTCATAAGCCGGGGGATCACTCCGAAATATGACGATGACGCACCTGGTATCGTGATAAACCAAAAGTGCATAAGGAACCGAATGGTGAATCTCGATTTTGCCCGTCGGCAATCCAAACAAGTGCCACCCGGGAAGCTTGTTCAATTCGGCGATGTTTTGATCAATTCCACAGGCGCCGGAACCCTTGGACGGGTTGCTCAGCTCTTGTTTGAGATTGATGAATGCACAGTAGACTCCCACGTCACAATCGTTCGCCCCAAAGAGGGCGTTCCTGTCTACTATTTCGGCTTGCATTTAACTGGTTTAGAGTCGTATGTTGCGACATTAGGCCGTGGTGCTACTAATCAGACAGAACTTTCAAAAGACGATATTGCCGCGCTTGAGATAGTTCTCCCTTCATCAAGCTCCGCGCAGATATTTGAATCGATTGTTGCACCATCCTTTCGCCAAATTCGAGTCTTATCGGAACAGATTGAGAGGCTAATCAAAGCCCGCGACCTCCTCCTGCCCAAACTGATGAACGGGGAGGTGGCGGTATGA